DNA sequence from the Liolophura sinensis isolate JHLJ2023 chromosome 1, CUHK_Ljap_v2, whole genome shotgun sequence genome:
TAAAGACAAGAGTCCACTGGATGCCTGACGCTTACGCGAACAGTAGAGCCAATAGAATCAACAAATCCTTACGCACACAAAATGGGTGCTCTTGTACAGATCGAatgcaaaaagtttgatttttctCAATTGGTTAGACTTTCCTCAGGACAAATAACCTTTTGTTGAGGTGAAAGCAGTGCGTTAAGACTAGACTATTCGATGTGGTAAACAATTGTTGTGATTTTGCGTAGATCCGTTCCCACATGAATGGATCTGCAGTCTGTGTGAATATGTTTTCCGCATTACACAACGTGTTTGCAGTCTGAAAAGAGAAAGAGACCTCCGCAGATTTGCAATAGCGAGCGTGTTTTTCAACTAACTACTCGGGAAATGGGTATGCAAGGGAATGTTTTCACGTTTAAACACagaagtgttttgttttgcgcAATCAATCGATAATGTAAATGGAAGCAGTTTTTTTATTATCTAGGAGCCTTGTTTGGCCtgatattaaataatatttgttgcagtcttaatttattctttttatttatctatttacgtTTGCAACAGAAGTAAACCAGAAGTAGACATGTGAAATCATTATAGTGGACATTTTTTATATGGATCGCCAGTTCTGCTCTGAAGATCTGAAACCTTATTCACGAGTTTACCTATGTTAGTAAAACCTGACTCGTTAGACATGAAGCATAATGTATAATGGTATTTAATCATTGGCAAACAGTCTCAGTGGATTCGAAATGTGCATTGTTATCAGACAGGTTGTGCTAAAAATGTTAATCTTAATGACAGTCTACATCTCGGACAGCATTTTGTTCACGTGAAATACCGGAGGTGCCAAAAGGGCAATTCCCCATACCGTCTTGTCTGTGATTTGAGGACAGGGTCCCGCTGGAACACTGGTGAATCCTCGCGTTCTCAGCTATGTTTGTGTCGACAAATGACCGGCATTGTTTAAGCCACGTTTTTATTCCTGTTGGGAGAAAGTAAACTTCTTATCTGCTGGATTCAACAACGTCAAGTGTCTGCGAAAGCCTAGGCTACACACGAACCGGAGACTTAGGCAAATATGGTTTCTGTCCCAGCACAGCGTGTATCATAGGCACAAACACCAGAACTTTCTCCGTGATAACGTCctgatattttggaaaattcCACCTCTGTCTGCATGGCGGATTGCATAAGCTGGAGAGGACAAAAGCAGCACAACTCCATAATACACATCACATGTCACAAAACACTAGTTTCAGGAGCTCTGTACATTTGTTGGCCCAGACAAATCTTTACCCTTAGACCCGGGTACTTGTTCTTACGAAAAGAGCTTTTGAAGACACGCAACTCCCTAAAATGCAGGCAAAAGGCTATTTCTCATTGCCTTAAGTATGTTAAGAATGTCAagtaataacacaaacacaCGTCTTGCCATGGTGTatacttgtgtatgtataaaacGTGTGGACTAATATCTAAACTTAATAAGTTGCACCAATAGACAGTGATCTCCAAGTCACgtttattgagttttttttttgaattgaGGCTTTAGTATACGTTTCAATACACGAACACAAAAAAGAAGCAGACAAACTCGATCTTTTCGGTTTTGTTTCCTACAAACAGGGAATCCGTGGGGCAATGTCATTTGAAGGCAGTCGGCTTATCTAACATTGTACTCTGATATTGACGATATTAACACCTTTTTATAGGTACTATGCACACATAAACTTAACTGAATGTTGTGAAGAAATACATTGCCATACATTGGTTCCATAAAAGACGGATCAGCTTAACTGTAAGCAGGAAATACAGTCACGTAatgatgtgcatatatatgCGTGGCCTTACctatgacatttttatcttaTTGTTTTTCCAGGGCGATAACTACATTCCGGCTGACCGACAAATGAATTGGGCCGACGCCTTCGTCATAGTGTACAGCATATGTGACCGAAGCTCCTTCTACTGGGCAAAAATGTTGATCGATCTTATTAGGAGGATGCCCTCTTATTTGCCCGTTCTCGTCATTGCTAACAAGAGGGACTTGGAGTGTCACCGGACCGTAGATATAGCCGAGGGTCACCATTTGGCGCTTCAGCATGGCTGTCAGTATTATGAAGTCTCTGCCGCGGACAGCCACGTCAGCATAAACATCGCATTCCACTCTCTACTGCGGGAGGCGAAATTGGTCCAGCAACACAGGACACCGTCTTTAAAACGCCGAAAGAGTTCGTTGATATCAGTCTCAAAGAAACTTGGAGCTATGTTTGGTAAAATCACGAAAGACAACAACGAAGTTGAAAAGAAGCGCGGAACTATCTGAAATGACACACGTActtaatacatatatgcatacagattGTGATTCTTGTACATAATTCCAATTTTTGATGTTGTAAACGTTAATAAAATATACACGATGACGTAtggacaaatttatttaaaatgagaTATATGGTAAACTTTACATCAGGCATATTTGGCACAATCAGAGGCTAAATCACAGGTTTTTGTCAGACAGCCAGTTTTTCGTCTTTATTATGTAGTTTTGCTTTTGATACAAATGCATGCATAAGTGGAACAGTAAGAGGTGAGTACCACGAAACATTCCGGTATATGGCTTAAAAGttgtaaatattgtacagagtatTGTAAAATAGATAGGTCCATCTTTCattaggcctaggcctacactGATATCAGCTTTTATGTCGTCACTTAGGCTCTGACGTTATCcattttaaaaaaggaaaacttaACTATTCGTTTTAAGTGCACTTGCATGATGCTTACCGGTACTCAGTAAACAGTATACATCTTGAATTATTTTGCCTACAATATAAACCGTGTGAGCAAAAACTTGACGTCAAACGCGAAGGTAACTTTAAGAACTATGAATGACTGAATAAGATTATAAATGTCCTGATGCAACCAaagcagatatatatatatatatatatatatatatatatatatatatatatatatatatgtcatactGTACGATTAATTGGCTAAATGTTTCAGGTAATAAAGCCTGTTGCATCAAAACACTGAGGATTTAATTAAGTCAAATGTTCAAATTCTTCACTTATCAAAAATCTGTTGTCAACATATGACATTCAAACACGTCTTCAAACCCGCGGCCTTTGGCTATTGGACCACAGAAGTACAATATATCAATGTTTGTGTCTTGGACGAATTTAATTTGATGCATAGACAGCCCTGCGTCACCCCTGTGTTGTTGGACAGATTAGGGAGAAAATATGTCACTCAGCAAACGAACAAAAGAGTGTCATTTTCGGAACTCTCTCCAGGATAGGCAATTCGAACTTCACGGTTCTAGAAGAAGACCAAAGGCTACGAGTCTCTAGGGCTACGGTGAGCGCATATGAATTCAACCGAATCTCGACAATACCACTATCTGGATATCGATTTATGGACAAAAACATCAAAGCGTCAAATGACGAATTCTGATGACAATCTCGTTTAGAGTTCAAAATTCAATATTATCTTAAAGCGTGTAGCACCAGTCTTTAAGAGTGtggtacagaaaaaaacaagtgTAGTTTTCACAGTCCaagactttcatttattttattaatgggTGCAAACCTTTAAATAGACATTTGGAAAAACAAAGATCATAAAAGAAGGTAATATATTGAAATCCCATGTGTTTATCTCGCTTGAAAGTTTTTAGCATCGGGAGACGTGAGGTTGAACTCAGTCGCCATAGTGGTGCACAGAGAGACAGAATCGCATTAAGGGCAATGTGCAATCGAGAACAGGTATAGGACAGGGTGAATATTTGTCCCCGTCTCCATGTGTCGATGCCCACCCGTACAAGTATACTCAACGGGTGCATCGCTTTTTCGATAACAAATGTTTGGACGAGAAAAGAGGGCTATCGTGCATTTTCATCACGTTCGGTATTACTAGGCAATTAACGGCTTACCTTTATGGGGTCGACAGAAAAATCCTGTCAGACTTAGTCTTAGCCTGCTTTTCAGGACTAAAGCTTAGACGTGCGGGACACGCCGGTGGGTTTTGTCTCCTGTAACTGACCACACGTGTGTTTGACCAGTAGGACGTCGACACCCTTTGATGCACTGTCCGGACATGTTTGAGACAGGCTTATCCGTGTTTGGTCAGCGACTGATTGTACGGTAGCGCTTGGAACGGACCTAAACTACCTGGTACCTTAACAGCAGACTGCTGAGGTTTGTCTTTGAACAAAATACCAGTTGATCTCCCCAGCCTCTACTTCTTACTTGTGGGAAATTCTGCACTGGAAAACCTAATACACACTcaaataatctgttaatattaacagaaagtctgttgtcggaatgatgctagaacgtatgataattatttattattataacataatattgtttCATATTAAACATAAAACCCTGTTAATCCGATACAATATCTGCGTTGAATTACAAGAAAATGTGGGCAATATTTAACTGAATATTCtgctttgacaacagactttcggTTAAAACTAACAGATTAGTTTTATTATTTGCGACCTGGGTCAAGCTGTTCAAAGTGTGTTAAAAGCTCACCcgggcttaaatcttaataccagtctcttCCTAATACGTTGCAAATggcactttagtctggactaaagttaatactgggCTTCAGTCCTAATACATTTTGAGCAACCGGACCGTGTAGTACATGTTCGAAAGAGAAATGCTACTCGTGTGTAAATCTGTCCAAATCAGCAGGACACTACGATGATGATTAAGGCCTTTTTGCCGTTGTCCGTATGAAATAACTTATCTTTGAAAACATAAGTGtacttaaatatttttactttaaGGTGCTCTTTGTGGACCGCATTGATAAGTGTTGGGTGCAGGTGATATCTCAAGCTTTCCTCTTTCACTCTATGCCAAGTATTTATGTCCTGAGTAGCGTTATACGTTGTAAAAGCAAATTGCACACAGCATGCACTCGACAAGAATCAGCCCTTTTACTCCTTGGCTATAAATACTATAAATTTATACAGATTTATCAGTGCTGAGATTATCCATGTGACACTTTTTAGTGAGACTGTATTCGATATTCATTCAGGGAAAAGCTTTCATTGGCATTTATTACTGTTGCCATACACCAAAATACATTCGTATTTTTACTGAAATGATTTTTCTTTAGTGAAATATATCGTCATGTAAAAAGAATACGCAATGCGCCCTGGTCGATTCATACGattagtttgtttgtttctcgGAAGAGGGAGCTTTCAAGTCAGTGAACACAACCATTCTTTTCAAATGTAGATGCACAAAATGTACGCGACTGCTGCAGTGCTTTGTGGGATCATCTAACGCTGCTTATGTCTAAAATCACTAATGTGTATTTGCTGTCAAACAAGGACGCAATTTAACAAG
Encoded proteins:
- the LOC135461240 gene encoding ras-related and estrogen-regulated growth inhibitor-like protein, with the protein product MRHGSSTTLRVLVLGGQAVGKSAVTVRFLTRRFIGEYNSTIDLVYRSAIRHDDIETDVEILDWSSHKGDNYIPADRQMNWADAFVIVYSICDRSSFYWAKMLIDLIRRMPSYLPVLVIANKRDLECHRTVDIAEGHHLALQHGCQYYEVSAADSHVSINIAFHSLLREAKLVQQHRTPSLKRRKSSLISVSKKLGAMFGKITKDNNEVEKKRGTI